Within Bdellovibrio sp. ArHS, the genomic segment GGATCGGAAGGCCCGAGGAAACCCCTTTGACTTCATACTGAGTCCTGGTGGGTTGCGTGCGCAGCTTGAAGGTGAGTGGGCCTGGTTCTTGAGCAAAATAAGTCGCGCGAACATAGCCCGGAGCGCTCACGGTCACAGCCTCCACTGTCGTCCATGCCGCCGGAAGAGCTACTTGGCCGTTAGCATCCGTCGTTAGAAAATTGCCTGAAAAAGGAGCATCCAAAGCGTCGCCGATCAAAATTTGAGCATTTTGAATCGGGGAGCCGTCGACGGCCGTGATCGAGATAACTTGGGCTTCTTGCGTCCAGAAAAGGCTGCTGACGTCGCCAGATGTGGGTTTTTTTGGCTTATTGTCCTTGGAACAACCAATAAGGACCGCCGGCACAGCCAGTGCCATCATAAGTTTTTTCATAGTATTTCCCCCTCCGTGGTTTTCTTACTACACCTGTCATTGCAGTGTGAGAATCCAGCCGGGTCAAGACCTAAGGCGAGGAAAGATAGGAATATTTAAATTTCGCATTATAACGCGAAGCCCATTATTGACTTACTGCACTCCAACAATTAAAAATCGTGCCTCACGCATCGGGCAACCTTTTGCGTGATTCGTGTGGTGGGGTAGCTCAGCTGGTTAGAGCAACGGAATCATAATCCGTAGGTCGGCGGTTCAAGTCCGCCTCTCACTACCAATCTTTTTTAGAAAGCCTTCGGTTTGCCGAGGGCTTTTTGTTTTTTCGGGGTTCCTGTTGAGGTGGACGCAGTCCCGCGGCCTCTTACTACTGACGTTGTTTTTGATCAGCTCTCTTGACCTTTGCGCCATCCTTTAACGTGTCGTCGGGGAACATGACGACTTCGTCCTCTGGATTCAGTCCATTTTCTAAAATGGCTTCTTTTTCATTTTTATTACCAATGAGTACTTCTTTTGCGTGGACCTTGTTGTTTTCAACTTTGTAGACCTTCCACGTGTCGCCGTCTTTGAAGAGTGCGCCTAGGGGGATCTTTAAAACGTTTTTGGCTTCGTAGACTTTGATGAAGAGTTCGGTGTGGAAGTTGTCGCCAATAAGAGTTTTTGGTTGCTGGGTAAACTTCATGTGAATGTCGGTTTTTTCTTCTTCCACACCCAGTGCTGAGGTTTCGACGTAACCGGCTCGGCTAATAAGCACAACCTGGGCTGGAATTAATTCGCCGGATCCAATGCCTGTGACTTTGACAGGAGCACCTACGGAAACCCTGGTGGCATCAGTTGTTAAGGCTTTTGCGATAATTTCAAAATTGTCGGCGTCGATGATGTCAATGATGGGCTCACCTCTTTGAATGGGGCCGGCGGATTCGCGATGGACTTTAGAAACAACTCCAGCAACGGGACTTTTTATGGTTCTTTTAAAATCCCACTTTAAAGTTGAAATATATTGTCCTTTTTTTAGATGATCGCCCACTTTCAAATCAACTCTTTCAAGATCACCAGTGGTAAAAGCAGTCACGGTTGTTTTGGTCTTTGATTTAATAACACCGTCGACGCGTAGGTATTCTTCGAAATCTCCTTTTTCTATTTTGACCGTGTTGACGAAAACGGATTTTTCCCTGAAAAGAAGCCATAAAGAGACAGCCAGTAAAACTATTAAGGATCCGTAGATAAATCGGGAAAAAAAACGAACCTTTGATGGCATATCAATCCCTAACCTTCAGAGCTTCTGCCATGCTCAATGAACGTACTTTCTTATAAAGAAAAAATCCCGTCACTGCATAGATGATGACAATAGTAACAATGGCTTTGGCGTAAGTCTCAGTGTTAATTACTAGGGGAAAACTAAAGGTGTCGGTATGTATCCAGACAGTACTAAGATAGGACAGCCCATATCCAAGAGCCAAGCCCGGGAACAATGCGGCTAAAACTTGAAAACCCAATTCTAAATAGAGGACCCTAAAAGTTTCGGGTATATCAAAGCCCATGATTCGCATACTGGCCAGTTCCCAAGATTTTTCGGAAAGAGTTATTCTTGCCATGTTAAATAGAACCGCCGCTGAAATTGTCATTGCAAAAAGCACTAAAACAACCGTGAACGTTTGGATCATGTCAGATAAATTTTTTGTAAAGCTCTCAAGCAGAAGCTTGCGGACGCCGATAGAGGCAACCTCTGGAAACTCTTTAAGTTTAATATAGACTTCGTTGTTCCAGCGAGGATCTACCTTCAGATAAACGGTGTTGATATTGGGTTGCTCAGAAAGCCATCGGTGCAGGTCTGACTTGTTTGCATAGACTGATGCGCCGACCACATCTTCAATAAACCCACCGACTACCGCAGAGAATTTCGGCTTACTGCGATCGGTCAGTTCAAAATAGACAGTGTCTCCGACTTTTATCCCATATTTTTTGTTGAAGTACTGACTGAGAATAACTTGATTTTCTTTGGGCTGAAGATGCATCCCTTCTTTATCAATCATGGGTCTTAATGAATCGGCGTTTTCTCGTGAGTTTATAACGGTGATCTTTTCTATATTCTTATAAGTCATTTTTACGGGAGCCGTTCGGAGGCCTTCAATAAGATAGACGCCCTTGATACGTGCTAGTTCTTGAATTACATCTTCTTTGCGGGGATGAAGAAAAGAAATTTCCATATCTTCATGGCTGGACTCGCGAAATTGGCGTTGCACCATGAAATCGACCATGTCGGTCCAAAAACTTCCGTTAATCAGAATGCCTATGGCTGCCGAGACTCCAAGAATGGACAAAAAGGTTCTCCATGGTTTTGCCAGAACATTTCTTAAGATCATCTTTGTTTGTATGTCTTTGAATTGCAGCAATTGCCATTTTTCAAAGACACTTTGGCTGAACTTCGCGGGAGCGGGCGGGCGCATCGCTTCTGCCGGTTGCAGAGTGAAAACTTTAAATAAAGAAATAGAGGAGGCGATCCAGCCCGGCAAGAATCCCGCAAGTGTTCCTATCACCACAGCCTGAGGCGAGAGACTGAAGTCAATACTGGGAAAGTGAAAATAGCGGGCATACAAATAAGCATACCACTGACCAATCCCATAGGCGAAAACAAGCGCGGGGACAATGCCAAGGAAAAGTATAATACTGACAAGTTTAAGATAATAGAGTGCCAAGCTGAAAGAGGTGTATCCTAAGGACTTTAAGGTCGCTATTTGGGCCCGATGCAGGCTGATCAGTCGGCTTAGAACTGTGTAAAGTATAAATGTCGAAACGATGATGAATATAGCCGGGACGACAATCGACATTGAACGTTGTTGCCGAATCTCATCTTCAATAAACATATTACTGATCTGTTTTGATCGGTCGTAAGATCCCGTGGAACCATACACCGCAAGAAGCTGGTCGATTTTAAGACGGACGCTATCCACATCATCGGTTTTTTTTACCGAGGCGACGATATTGTTAAATGAATCCTGCATATCACCCAAGCGTGAAAGTTCCTTTTTATCCACCCATAAGATGCCAAAGTGCAGATCATCGGGAAAGGGTACAAGGGGGCTCAGAGCGTAAACATATTCAGGGGATATTCCAATGCCAGAAACTTTAAAAATCTTCTTTTGCCCTTTGATCTGCAACGAGATTTGACCGCCTGGCTGAATACGATGAGCTGAAGCGAAGCTTTCATGGACAATAACTTCGGGAATAGTGCCGGGCTCAGGGAATCTCCCTTTTTTTAAATGTATCTTATTTAAGACTGAATACTCGGTAAAAGAGATAAGTCTGCCTACGGCGGGTTCTTGCAAATCAGGAAGATCGATTAAGGCGTCAAGAATTATTCGATCTTCGAAGTGGTCAATTCCTTGAATGTTTTTAAGAGACTCAACTACTGATTTTGGTGCCTTCACGAGCTCAGCGAAGACGTCAGGAAAATGGTATTGTTCATAATAAATCGTTTGCGCCTTTTTTAGCGTCACATAAGAACTCCACGAGGCCACCAAGATCGCCGTCCCACACGCTAGTAAGACTGCCATCGTGATGATCTGAATGCGAAGACTGGAAATGTCACGTTGGAGTTTACGGGAAAGAGCCTTCACCAAAACACCTCCTCGATGGGAATTTTTTTGGTGTTTCGTTCCTGCTTTATGACCTTGCCATCGCCAAGATAGATCACTCGGTCTGCTAGATTTGCAATCGCAGAGTTGTGGGTGATAACTATCACCAAAGTGCCTAATTCTTTATGCACTTTATCGATGGCTTGAAGCACTAGTTTTCCAGTCTGTAGATCCAGAGCGCCTGTCGGTTCATCGCACAATAAAAGTTGGGGTCTTTTGGCAATGGCTCTGGCGATAGCCACCCTTTGTTGTTCGCCCCCTGAAAGTTGCGAGGGAAAAAAATCTTTGCGGTCTTTAAGTCCCACCAATGCCAAGGCTTCCAGGCTGGGCATTGGTGAAATTGAGATGTCGGTCACCAGGTTCACATTTTCTATAGCGGAAAGATTTGGGATAAGATTGTAAAACTGAAAGACAAATCCAATGTGATCTCTTCGGTACTGGGTTAGAATTTTGTTCGTGGACTCGGATAGAACATTTTCTTTGTATTTAACCCTGCCAGCCGATGGCGTATCCAATCCGCCAATAATGTTTAGCAAAGTGGACTTGCCACTTCCTGAGGCGCCCAGCAGAACGACGAATTCACCGTCGTAAAGCTCAAGGTCCACTCCTCGCAGCGCCTGAATTTTCACTTCCCCCATGAGATATTCTTTAGTCAGGTTTTCGCATGTCAAAATAGGCCGCGGCGCCATCAAAGCTCCCGGTTGAGTATTTTCAATTATAGCTGTATGGGTATATTGGGTTTCAATCTGTGTTTGGACAGTTGGATAAAAGCATTTATGTTTTCGTGCTTTTTTGATGTGAAAATAGGGCGGAAATACAGAAGATGAATAGGCTTTTCAAAAAGAATATGTTGGGGTTTTGTGGGCTTTAGAAGAAATGTTATTGTTGCAGGTTTTCTTATTATGTCATCGTTTGGCTTTCAAGCTAATGCCAAGGATGTCGTCTTAGATGTGCGAACACCTAAAGAGTATTCGGCGGGTCATATTCCTAATGCTCTTAATGTAGATCTTTTAAATGCGAATTTTCGCGAAAAGGTTTCCGAGCTGAGCCGTCAAGATAGTTATAAAGTTTATTGTCGTAGTGGTAATAGATCAGGTCAGGCCATCGCCATTATGCGGGAACTTGGTTTTAAGGATTTAACGAACTTAGGCAGTCTCGAAAATGCGGCCAAGGAGCTGAAAGTGAAACCGGTCGGTGAATAGAAGGGCGACATTGTTTAAGGTAGACAGGTAGTATTCTTCGTAGGAGACTAGCATACCCTGGCTATACGAAGAAAACCGATAATAGTCTGAAACTAGGTCAGCCTGCTTTTAAAAGGAATAAAATGATTACAGATTCCAAGATCCAAAATGAAGAAAAGAATGTGCGATCTAAAACACTTTTAGTGCTGGGTCTGACGTTTCTATTGCCAGTTGTGATCACCTTGATCTTTTTATACATCAACGTTTAGTCTGGTGTTTTTTCATCTTGATACAAGTCTTGGAATAGTCGGAAATAAACCCTTCCAGTTGGACTAGTCCTTAAGTATAGATTTGTTTGAAAAATCTAGTTTCGGCGCGATCGTAGCTTCTAAATCACTTCGAAAATGCCGATACACCTCAAGCTGTTTATGCATGAGTTATCCCGAACTTCCTCATTATTATGGAATATCCTTACGCTGTGGTTTGGACGGTGGTCGTTGCGTGCTTCAGGTGACGCCATCGTCTTAAAATGGATATTTAAAAGTAGGCAATGGGACGTGGTTGAAACCGAAGAAATTCAATATCAGCCGGGATTTTTGTTTGGCTCAGTGACACTGATTGGAAGGTCCGCAGTTTTAAAGTTGGTCGGGGTCGAAAAAGAGACATACGATCGTCTACAGGTTTTTCTAAAAGAACAATCTCAAAGAATACTGTTAAATAATAAGACTCGTATCAACGAGTGCTTCGAGATGAGCGAAGGCTTTTTGCGCTCAGATTTCTATATTAGTGCATCAAAAAAAGATTGTTTTGCACGGAATTGGAACCAAAAATTTGATGAAGAGTTTTTCGTTCTTCTCGGTAAGTTTGATCGCAATCAATCTATAGATGGATCTCACTTCGAAGTCAGTTCTTTACTATTGAAAATCAAAGCGGTTTTAAGTCTTAAATTTCATTTCGAAGAGCTTGTGCGGCAACGTAATGAGGATTTTGTAAAGCAAGAATTAGATCGGCATCGAAAAATCTTTGACAGTGTCGAAGCGCGTCCTTTGACTGAAGAACAGCGCCTGGCCGCTATATACTTTCAAGATGTGAATATTCTAATCGCCTCGGCGGGGTCGGGAAAAACATCATCTTTGGTTGGCAAAGCCATTTATGCTCTTAAGAAGAAGTACTTCGAACCACAAGAAATTCTGATGCTGGCCTTTGCCAGCGAGGCAGCCGAAGGACTTAAGAATCGCTTTGCAGAAGCTTTGGCAAAACAGAATATGCGCATGACTCCGGACATTCGGACTTTTCATTCTTTGGGAATGCTGATAATTCAAACGGTCGAAGGGGCGAGACCTCAGTTGGCTCCTTGGGCGCATAAGGGCGATCTTTTTAAAACTGTTCTTGAAGATATTGTGAAGGAAGTCTGTCTGGATCCCGCGCGTGATGCTGAAATGACTTTGCTTGTTTCAACACTGATGTTTGGGAATGCCACAAGTTATGAGCAGCGTGTCTACTATCAAGATTTATTTAATGACGATTTATCTGACACGATGGAAATGAAAAACAGCGCTCGCGAAAGAACTCCGTCTTTAAGGACTTTAAATGGAGAACAGGTTCGGTCATTGGAGGAGCTGATCATCGCAAATTGGCTTTATTTGCACAACATTAAATATGTGTACGAAAAGGAAACGGAAATTCTCAGAAATGGCGAAGAGCAAGGAACACGCCGTCATTTCAATCCGGATTTTTAT encodes:
- a CDS encoding HlyD family efflux transporter periplasmic adaptor subunit; the encoded protein is MPSKVRFFSRFIYGSLIVLLAVSLWLLFREKSVFVNTVKIEKGDFEEYLRVDGVIKSKTKTTVTAFTTGDLERVDLKVGDHLKKGQYISTLKWDFKRTIKSPVAGVVSKVHRESAGPIQRGEPIIDIIDADNFEIIAKALTTDATRVSVGAPVKVTGIGSGELIPAQVVLISRAGYVETSALGVEEEKTDIHMKFTQQPKTLIGDNFHTELFIKVYEAKNVLKIPLGALFKDGDTWKVYKVENNKVHAKEVLIGNKNEKEAILENGLNPEDEVVMFPDDTLKDGAKVKRADQKQRQ
- a CDS encoding ABC transporter permease — its product is MKALSRKLQRDISSLRIQIITMAVLLACGTAILVASWSSYVTLKKAQTIYYEQYHFPDVFAELVKAPKSVVESLKNIQGIDHFEDRIILDALIDLPDLQEPAVGRLISFTEYSVLNKIHLKKGRFPEPGTIPEVIVHESFASAHRIQPGGQISLQIKGQKKIFKVSGIGISPEYVYALSPLVPFPDDLHFGILWVDKKELSRLGDMQDSFNNIVASVKKTDDVDSVRLKIDQLLAVYGSTGSYDRSKQISNMFIEDEIRQQRSMSIVVPAIFIIVSTFILYTVLSRLISLHRAQIATLKSLGYTSFSLALYYLKLVSIILFLGIVPALVFAYGIGQWYAYLYARYFHFPSIDFSLSPQAVVIGTLAGFLPGWIASSISLFKVFTLQPAEAMRPPAPAKFSQSVFEKWQLLQFKDIQTKMILRNVLAKPWRTFLSILGVSAAIGILINGSFWTDMVDFMVQRQFRESSHEDMEISFLHPRKEDVIQELARIKGVYLIEGLRTAPVKMTYKNIEKITVINSRENADSLRPMIDKEGMHLQPKENQVILSQYFNKKYGIKVGDTVYFELTDRSKPKFSAVVGGFIEDVVGASVYANKSDLHRWLSEQPNINTVYLKVDPRWNNEVYIKLKEFPEVASIGVRKLLLESFTKNLSDMIQTFTVVLVLFAMTISAAVLFNMARITLSEKSWELASMRIMGFDIPETFRVLYLELGFQVLAALFPGLALGYGLSYLSTVWIHTDTFSFPLVINTETYAKAIVTIVIIYAVTGFFLYKKVRSLSMAEALKVRD
- a CDS encoding ABC transporter ATP-binding protein, yielding MGEVKIQALRGVDLELYDGEFVVLLGASGSGKSTLLNIIGGLDTPSAGRVKYKENVLSESTNKILTQYRRDHIGFVFQFYNLIPNLSAIENVNLVTDISISPMPSLEALALVGLKDRKDFFPSQLSGGEQQRVAIARAIAKRPQLLLCDEPTGALDLQTGKLVLQAIDKVHKELGTLVIVITHNSAIANLADRVIYLGDGKVIKQERNTKKIPIEEVFW
- a CDS encoding rhodanese-like domain-containing protein, which gives rise to MGFRRNVIVAGFLIMSSFGFQANAKDVVLDVRTPKEYSAGHIPNALNVDLLNANFREKVSELSRQDSYKVYCRSGNRSGQAIAIMRELGFKDLTNLGSLENAAKELKVKPVGE
- a CDS encoding UvrD-helicase domain-containing protein, with product MHELSRTSSLLWNILTLWFGRWSLRASGDAIVLKWIFKSRQWDVVETEEIQYQPGFLFGSVTLIGRSAVLKLVGVEKETYDRLQVFLKEQSQRILLNNKTRINECFEMSEGFLRSDFYISASKKDCFARNWNQKFDEEFFVLLGKFDRNQSIDGSHFEVSSLLLKIKAVLSLKFHFEELVRQRNEDFVKQELDRHRKIFDSVEARPLTEEQRLAAIYFQDVNILIASAGSGKTSSLVGKAIYALKKKYFEPQEILMLAFASEAAEGLKNRFAEALAKQNMRMTPDIRTFHSLGMLIIQTVEGARPQLAPWAHKGDLFKTVLEDIVKEVCLDPARDAEMTLLVSTLMFGNATSYEQRVYYQDLFNDDLSDTMEMKNSARERTPSLRTLNGEQVRSLEELIIANWLYLHNIKYVYEKETEILRNGEEQGTRRHFNPDFYYPDVDVYHEHFALDRNGEAPAFIGEKYVSIVEWKRKYFQESQTRFFETHSSMFLDGSVLPFLKAQLSTFGLNPEPKNLDSESAEFAEAKDALIGHFATIIKQIRNQGKTSQNLDVKPFDFLSQAFHNLVLAVLKRYEHALRKNNLIDFEEMLIRASLYVENRAYRSPYKFICIDEFQDISQGRRRLVKALLDQHAEASLFAVGDDWQGIYRFAGADLDIFTRAEKYFGVTQELFLTNTFRSNQGIADAASWFVQKNPLQKKKAVVAHDNRRKGVLDVLSYDSDYGAFPEIEKQLQVLAKELTAKNERAKVFILSRYNYLLPHPSKIREWNKVYSKNLEILGTSFHGSKGLEADYVFILGMNSGPMGFPSIKNDHPFVQMYMPEADVFPYAEERRLFYVALTRAKRKAFLLTRKGIPSLFLQELLEIPNANTYFS